TATCGCTTCAATGGCGCCCGTCAAATAATTACGGGAAACAAATGTCAATTGAGTCATTCCAAGGGGGTTGCTGTCCACCTTGGGCGGGATCGGTTTCGACCAAATGGGTAAATGACGCCGGTTGTTGGCGGTTGGACGTCTGATTTGGGGTGGATATATCAGCCACCGAGGCAGGTCCTTTTCGCAAGAGTCTGTCTGGCTCGGTCCCAATTCATCAAACTAGCGATGTAGATTCGCGCCGGAGCAATACTTTCTCAATTCCCGCTCCAGCGCGTCGATCGATGAACAACTGGTTAGAACGACAAGGCAAGAAGCTGTTGGCTAGTCTTCGTTGACCCAGCTTCGTGCGTCCGCCATTTGCGTCTGTTCGAAGTACTTTATCTTTGCCGTTGTAAATGGTCTGCAGAAGACAGCCATCGCCTTTTCCCATCGACTGTCCCCGACGATCGCCAGCCTTTCAATGTCATTGAAATGCTTAACGTCAAATTTGATATCGTCCCAGAGAGCTTCTGCATCCCAGCCGTGGAAGTCGCTGAACACGACAAGCAAGCGGACCTTTCCGAACTCTTCAATTCGTCGTTCTGTAATCGGAACGAATCGCTTGTAGTCTTCGTCGGATAGCTTTCCGGTCAAGTGAACCTCGATCGTTTTGCCGCCATCAACTTCGGTAATGTTCGTTGACATGACTTGGATCTCCTGCGTTGTAGGAAAGAACTGACGTACGTGTGAGGACGATCTCACCGAGAGGTCTGTGCAGGATGATCCAGTGCGATGTTCGTGCCAGAGAGCTAGAAGTGTGCGAATTTTTGTGGCAACAGTGGCGAAGTCAACATTCGATGCAAACTGATGTCAGCCACGGCAGGCTAGATGTGCAAAGACATCGAGATCGATCGAATGTGTCGGGTAATTAATGATCGCACCGGTCAGCCGTTGATCGGCGCGATCGCGTTGTCGTCAGCTCGACCCATTCCCGATCGCACACATTTGCGGGAATCACGCACGTTTACTGTGACAACTGGGATGAAATGGCCACATCACGTTTGGCAATCAAATCGTTGATGAATGCATCGGCAGGCCGAATCTCGAAAGGTCCGACGCGAACGCCAGGGTGCTTGGACATTAGTTCAACCGCGTGATCCATGTTCTCGGCTTCGAGCAGCAAAATACCGCCGAGCATTTCTTTCGTTTCAGCAAACGGCCCATCGATCGCTTCGATTTCGCCGTTGACCGATTTCAGTGTGATCGCCTTGCTTGATGAATCGAGAGCCTCTCCGCCAATGAAGTGCCCACCGCGCCGCAGCTCGTCATCGTAGGCGAAGCACTCTTCCATCATCTTTTGCCCTTCTTCGGGCGGGAGTTTGGCGAATTTTTCCTCATCGATATAGCCCAAGCAAACGAATTTCATACGAACCCTCACGGAGTGTAGGCGTTGGATATTATTTTCAGTTCAGCAGAGTTATGGATGGTCGAACGGCCCGGCTGCGAATCGACATCGAAGTGAAGTTTTCTTTGAAATCGGTTCGGCGTGGCTACTCGACCCGCGGTTCACACCACATGAAATGTCTGGCACGGATAAGACTTGGTACGAGCACAAATGTGATCGCTAGTTCTTCCGATGCAGTTCATCGGCACGTCAATTCTTCGGTTGCCCTGCATTTTAAACGCGATCAGCCCCAGCAACCTAAGTGGCTTGCTGGGGCTGAATGCACAGTTTGGATGATGCGTTGCAGTCAGCGACGCGTTTACAGCTTGCTCATTGCATCTTTAGCGATGGACACACACTGGCGGATATCATCGATCGGGTCGCTGGGGTTTTCTTCATACTCAAGTGAGATCGCGCCATCGGTTGGGAAGCCAGTCGACTTCAACGCCATAAAGACTCCTTCAACGTCCAGGTGTCCTTTGCCGAGAATGACGCCCTCGGTTCGATCTTTCATTTCCGCGAAGTCTTTCAGGTGGATCCCGAAGAGACGCCCTTGGAGCAAACGGATGACTTCGGTCGGACGTTGTCCGGATCGGATGTAGTGTCCGAGGTCCGCACACGCTCCGATACGTTCGTCGTGGCCTTCGATCGCGTTGAGGACATCGACTGCTTTGTTGTAGCGGTGGCGAGGTCCGTGATTGTGAATGGCAACTCGAATATTGAATTCCTTTACCAAAGCATCCAGGCTGTCAAACGAATCGAGGTCTGGATCTGCGGTGATGGTGGGGACCCCCAATGCCTTGGCAAACTCAAACATCTTGCGATTCTTGGCATCGTCTTTTGAGAAGTGATTCACCCCGTGAGCAGAGATCGACATACCGAGGTCGTCGACCTTCTTTTTCATCGCAGCGATTTCTTCAGGAGTCGACTCGATTGGCAACATTCCCCCGTAAAACTCGACCTGTTGAAAGCCCAGGTCGTGCGCGTGTTGAAGTGCTTGGTCAACGTTGAATCCACGCAGGGAATACAGCTGAATACCGAGCTTATAGCCGCTTGAATCGGCTGCGGCGGCCACGCGAGGCATGGCGGTCATCGCGACCGATGCGCTGGTGGCGAGCAAGAACTGACGACGTGTAGGGGAGATCTTTCGCATAGTCATGATTTCCGGCAGTATTGGGATTCAAAATGAATGTGGCTAATTAGTCTATGGAATCCATTCCAACGATTCTGGCGATTGTCAAAGCGATTACCGAACGGAGCGATTACCAACAGAGCGTTCCGCCCCTCAACCTTATTCGCTCGCATTGTAGAACAGGCCGACCGAGCATTCGAGCAACTGAGCGGTGGGTGGCTGGAAAAGATTGGAATGATACATTGACGATTGGATTTGACGGTAGAATCCGTCTGAAATCCAAAAGAGCTACCCCATGAAACTCAGATATGGGGTCAAGATCGAAACGACTTACAAAGGTGAACAACTTGTCCATGACACAACGCACTCTCAGTCTGGTCGCAGCATTGATGCTGGTTCTCGGTTCGACAGCCTCTGCCGAAGAAGGAAAGTGGATTTCCTTGTTCGATGGCAAAACCCTAGACGGTTGGCAAAAGGTCGGAAACGATGATAGCCACTGGGAAGTCAAAGACGGTGCGATCCATGGCACTGGCAACCCTTCAATGCTGGTCACGACCACCGGCCCTTACAAAAACTTTCGCTACCGCGCTGAAGTGAAAATCAACGACGGTGGCAATTCGGGTTTGTACTTCCGCACCAAAGCCAAGCCTGGCTTCCTGGATGGCTATGAGGCACAAATCGACAGCACACACACAGACCCGATTCGTACCGGATCGATCTACGGCATGTGCCATGTCTACAAACAGGTTTCAAAACCTGACACTTGGTTCACCTACGAATTGGAAGTGCGTGACGACAACTGGCGCGGACGCGATATGACTCGTATCAAAGTCACCATTGATGGCGACGAATTGTACGAATACTTGGACTTCGACAAGACCTTCAAACAAGGTCACTTCGCGTTCCAACAACACGATCCAGGCAGTGTTGTCGACATCCGCAAAGTTGAAGTGATGCCTTTGGAAGACTGATCGATCAGTCGCCAGCCCGATCAAACTTGCAAACGCAGTTCTCAGCACCGAGGACTGCGTTTTTTCGTATCGGAATACAGGCTGACGATACAACGGGCTACGCGATTCAACGCGCTTGGAAGGGTGTTTTGTGCAGCGTGCTTCTAAACTCGGTACGCTTTGTAGCTTGGGATCGCTCTCGATCCGCATGAAATCGCAAACATCCCTCCCCTCTCCTTTCTAAGCTCCCGCCATGAAGATACAGCACTGTTTTGCTTCTCTCGTTTTGTCTTTTTTCTGCCTCACTGCGTCAGCGCAAGTGGCTTCGCCAGCTGCGATCGGAAATCTTGATCCCGAAATGGCGCAGCCAACTCAGGTGTCCGAAGGTATTGCGTGGTACGACGTGACTGGCTGGGGAGTTGAAGGCCGGATTCTTCCCGATCAGAAACGGTTGCGATGGTTTGATAGGCTTCCAGAGTCGGCTGAAAAGTCAGTGACTTCAAACGTCTGGAATCTCAGTCGACACTCCGCCGGAATGATGGTTCGGTTTAAGACCGATGCCACCGACATTCACGTTCACTACAAATTGCTTCATGGCAACTTGGCAATGCCGCACATGCCAGCGACCGGAGTTAGCGGAATCGATCTCTATGCCAGAAATTCAGACGGGCAATGGCGATGGGTTCAGGTCACACGTCCGTCTAGCCAGGAGATCAAGACGAAAATTGTTGGCGGTATCGCTGGCGCTGAAAACGAGCCCGATGGGATGCGAGAATTCGCTGCCTACCTGCCGCTCTACAACGGTGTTGATTCGCTGAGTATCGGTGTGCCCGAAGGCAAACGCTTTGAAGCACAAAACCCTCGCGAAAAACCCATCGTGTTCTACGGAACGAGTATCACTCATGGAGCGTGCGCAAGCCGGCCAGGAATGGTTCACACCGCAATTCTTGGTCGTCAGTTCGATCTTCCGGTCGTCAATCTCGGCTTTTCCGGCAACGGCAAAATGCATGAAGAAGTCGGCGACTATTTGATTCAGGTCGATGCAGCGGTCTATGTCATCGATTGTCTTCCGAATATGAACGCCGCGATGGTGCAGGAGCGATGTATCCCCCTGGTTCGGCAACTGCGCGAGGCGAAACCGAAGACTCCGATCGTTTTGGTCGAAGACCGACGAAATACCAACAGCTGGATTCTTCCTGCACGAGATGCTCATCACAGTGCCAATCATGCGGCACTGAAAGCGGCGTTCGAAGAATTGCAATCAGCCGGTGTTGAGAACCTGTTTTATATCTCTGGAGACGAGCTCTACGGAACCGATGCTGATGGGGCTACAGACGGCTCGCATGCCAGCGATCTTGGTTTCAAAAGGCAGGCCGATATCTTTGCACCAGTCTTGCGAAAAGCTCTGGACCTGTAGCTGAATTGCTAAACTAGCCCTTCAAATTACTTTCCTGTTCAAAAGGCACTGCCATGCGTCTGATACCGAGAATGCTTGCCGCATTCACGATCGCTTCTACCTGCCAGTTTGTATCGGCTCAAGAATCTGCTCAGCAAGGACGCAAGTACTTGCTCGATCGGGTCGACGATGTCGCGATTGTTCAGCTTTATGTCGATGGCTTCGAGCAGCTTCCGCTGCGTGAAAAGACGCTTATTTATCACCTTTCACAAGCTGCCATTGCGGGAAGAGATATCTATATCGATCAGCGATACCGGTACTCGCTGACGATTCGGAACTTGCTTGAAGGCGTGCTCGAACACCCGGGCGGTATTGATCCGAGCACACTCGGTGCGATCGAGAAATACATGAAGCTATTCTGGGTGAACAATGGGCCACACAGTTCTTTGACTGCCAAAAAGAATCTGCTCGAATGCGATCCCGAGGCTTTGGAAACGGCCGTTGAACAAGCATTGCAAAATGGCGCGACCTTCACGGTCGGAGCTGATGAGATGGAGCCGTTGCTCGATGAGCTCGCCCCAGTCTTTTTTGATGAAGACTATGAATCGCATGTGACGCAAAAGTCGCCACCGGACGGTCGCGACATCATGATCGCGAGTGTCAACAACCTCTACGACAACGTCACCACCAGTGACATCGAAGGGTTTGATGAGCAATTCCCGTTGAATTCAAAGCTGGTCAAGCAGTCCGATGGAACTCTTGTCGAACAGGTCTACCGGATGGGGCTTGATCAGCATGTTCCCGCGGGACTGTATGCCGAGCAAATCAGCGAGATCGTACGCCATCTGGAGGCTGCGGTGCCCTACGCAACGCCCAAGATGGCACGTGCAATCGGGGCTTTGATTCACTACTACAAAACGGGTGAAGCGAAAGACTTCTACGAATACAACATCGCGTGGGTCGACGACAAAGACAGTCCTGTCGATACGATTAACGGCTTTATCGAAGTCTATATGGACCCACGCGGGATGAAAGGCTCATGGGAAGCGGCGGTGTACTTCAACGACCCGATCAAAATGGACATGATCGAGAAGTTCGCCGACAACGCCCAGTGGTTCGAGGATCATATGCCTTACGAAAAACAGTTTCGAAAGGCCAACGTCAAAGGCATCTCGGCAAAAGCCATTCAGGTTGTCATGGAGACCGGTGATTCTGGGCCCGTCACACCAATCGGAATCAATCTGCCAAACGATCCCGTGATCCGCCAGCGTTACGGAAGCAAATCAGTTTCGCTAAGCAACGTGATGGAAGCGTACGACAAGTCCGGTTCAAAAGCAGCACGCTCGGAATTCTGTTTTGATGAGGCCGAGGCGGCGCGCGCTGACAAATGGAAATCGGAAGCCTTGGCACTGGAAGTCAACATGCACGAAGTGATCGGGCACGCATCGGGGCAAGTTAATGAAGGTGTCGATCCAGCGATTTCGATCAAAGAGTACTATAGTGCACTGGAAGAGGGACGCGCCGATTTGGTCGCTTTGTACTTCATCGGCAACGAAAAACTGGTGGAGCTGGGGTTGGTCGCGAACCAGAATGAGTTGCAAGAATTACAGCTCGCCGCGTACGAGGCATACACTCGCAACGCGATGACTCAACTGCGTCGGATCAAAGACGGTACGACCATCGAAGAAGATCATATGCGAAACCGTCAGATGATCGTCAGTTGGTTGGCGGCAAATACCAAAGCGATCCAAGTCGAAGAACGCGACGGTAAAACGTACTTTCGCGTCGCAAGCGTTCAAGAGTGGCATGAAGGTGTCGGGCGGTTGCTCGCTGAAGTCCAGCGGATCAAATCCGAAGGCGACCGTCCGTCCGCTGAACGTCTGATGAAACGCTATGCGATCGATATCAACGTCGAACTCAGGGACGAAGTGTTGCAGCGGTACGCTGATCTGGATCCACCGGCCTACACCGGATTTGTTCAGCCAACTTTGACGCCAGTCCGCGATTCCGACGGGGCGATCACGGATGTGGTGATTTCCTATCCGATGGATCTTAAAAAGCAGATGTTGGAATGGTCCGACAATTAATCGCTTAAAAGATGCCAATCAGTCGAATTGCCGCAATCGCTGTGAAGGCAAGCAGGATCCCGTTGAACAGCTGCTGGGAGACTCGTGTGACCAGCCAGCGGCCGAAGAAAATTCCGGCCGGGATCGCAGTTGCCATCACAGCACCGACGGCAAGCGATGAAGACGTGATCAATCCCAAGTTGTAGCTAAGCGGCAGTTTCAACACATTCAAGACGAGGAAAAGCCAAGCTGCCGTACCGATCAGTTCCCACTTCGGCAAGTTGATCGCGATCAGATAAAGTGCGACGACAGGCCCGGCGGCATTGGCCAGCATCGTCGTCAAACCTGCCAGAAACCCGAGGCAAATCGCGAATGCGGTTGAATGCGGGATTTGATCAAACCAATACGGCTTGGACATTCGAACCACTTGGACGCCTGTTAGCACCAAAATAATGATGCCCACCAACCGTTTGAAAATGTTTTCGTCTAGGACATCCATCAGCTGCCAGCCGACCAAGATGCCGACCAACGTTGGCGGAAGCAGCCGTCGAACATGAGACCAGTCGGCTTTGCGACCGAAAACTTTGATCGCAAAAAGATCGCCGACAACGAGCATCGGTAGAAGCACTCCGGTGGACTGCTTTGCACCGAAGACCCATGCATAGACCACCACATGGAACATGCTGATACCGGGAAAACCCGACTTGGATATCCCGATCCCCATCGCACCCAAGAAAAGCAGTACAAATTCGAGGGGCGAAAGGTCGGCGAGCATGACTTTAAAGCGGTGTGAAGCGTGATGTGGTCAATCGAGGCAACTGACCATAGCGTTTGGTCACCGGTTCGTTAACTGGGATAGACCCAGTCGCCGCGGTATTCCCGCCGCATCAAAGCGGCTGCTTCGGCATCACCGGGGATCGTTTGTTTGTCCGCGTCCCATCGAACGCTGCGACCAAGCTTCATCGAAAGCATTCCCAGCAAGCTTAGCGTTGTTGCTTGATGTCCGACTTCAATTCCAGCGACAGGCTTTTTGCCCGATCCGATGGAACTTAAGAAGTCTGCCCACAACAACTGAATGTTGTGGCCGTCGGGTTCTTGCAGCTTGGCATCTTCGTGAATGACAGGTTTTTTGTCGTCGGCCGGATAAAAGGTCCACCCGTCACGCCACCCAAGATGCACCGTGCCTTTGGTGCCGTAAAAGTAGCATCCGACGCTGGACTGTTCGGGACCTTTGCCAGCGAATTTTCGATGTTCCCAGTAGGCTGTGAACTTCTCGAACTGATAAACCGCCACTTGGTGATCGGGGGCATCGGTTGTTTGTTCTTGGTCGTTTAAGACGGCCGTGCCGGCGATGGGACGACCTCCGGTCGAATAGACCGATGTCGGTGCTTCTTGGTCAGCCCACCAAAGGACTTGGTCCAACCAGTGCACACCCCAGTCACCTAGCGTCCCGTTGGCAAAGTCGAGGAAATTCCTAAAACCGCCTGGATGAATTCGACGACAGAAGGGGCGCATGGGTGCTGGTCCGCAGTACATGTCCCAGTTGAGATTTTCGGGCGGCTCGCTGTTTCGTGTGGGGCGTTCTTCGCCACCGCGCGAATGCACGAACATTTTGACCGAACCGATTTTACCGGCGCCGCCATCTTTAAGAAACTTCATTCCGGAGACATGGTGTGGTCCGATTCGGCGATGAAGTCCGACTTGGACGATTCGATCGGAAGCGTTGGCGGTCTTAACCATTGCCTTGCTTTCGTCGATCGTGTGACCGGTCGGCTTTTCGATAAAGACATGGGCACCTGCATTGATCGCTGCGATGGTTTGCAGTGCATGCCAATGGTCGGGAGTCGCGATGATTGCGACTTCGATATCTTCTTTTTCGAAAAGCTCGCGATAGTCGACGTAGGTCTTGGGCGTGTCGCCACACAGGTCGGTGACCTCTTCCGCATTGATTTCAAGACGGTCGGTATCGACATCACATAGTGCTACGACCTTTGTTTGTCCGGCTGACAGTGCTTCGCGGAGGATATTCATTCCCCACCAACCCGAACCGATCAACGCGGTGCGGTACTTTTTGTCTTTCGATGCGGCATGAATAGCCGGTGCGGACGATACGGTGGCCGCTGCGGCTGCCGTTCCGGCCAGAAAGCTTCGTCGTTTCAAGTTCATATTCGCCGTTGGGTCGGGATCGTTTTTGTGTTCGCGTGTCACCCCAGGGCAACAGGATGGCCGCCTAGTTTACTCGCGGCAATCGATACAAACGACCTCGCCATGGACGGTTCGGCAATAGATTTTTTGATCGGAGAAAACCGGCGCGGTCCAGCACTTGCCCTCCAACGCCTTTGTCTCCGAAGTCGGGCTCCAACCTTCGGAAGTTGCCGGCGCGGTGATTAGCATCCCGTCTTCAGTCAACACAATCAGATCGTCGCCAACCATTGCAATGCCGCCCGGTCGCAAGTCATCCTCGGACCAATCGATTTCCCCGGTTTCAAAGTCCATGCATCGGAGGCTCGCGCCGGTTTCCATATCGCCATCAATCCCATAGAGCTTTCCTTTGAACAGGATTGAGCCATGGATTTGATTTTTCATTTCCTTGTTTTTCCAGACCGTCTCGGGCTCAGCCGTGTCTATTGAGAATAGACCTGCGCCCCGGTTGTAGCCCGACGACAAAAACAGCTTCTTGTCCTTGATGATCGGATCGGCCGCATTGCAGTTGAAACTGGTCAGCCAACGAATCGACCAAAGCTCTTCACCGGATTCAACCTCGACAGCTTTGTACGACTTTCCGGATGCGATCACGATGGCTGCTGGATTCGAATTTGGAATGGGGACCGGAGTCGCATAGCCACATTCGCGATCTTTGGATTTCCAAAGCAATTGGCCGTCGGACTTTTGCATCGCTATCCCGGCTTCGCCCAGATTGATAAGCAGCTTGTTGCCGATCACCAACGGAGCGGCTGAGCAGCCCCAGCCTGGCAAGCGGATACCGGTTTCGTCAGGCAGCGACACTTTCCAGATCAGCTCGCCGGATTTCAGGTCAAGACAGAAGACTTCACCCATTCGGCTGAGCACATAGACGTGGTCTGAGTCGATCGTTGGGGTTGACGTTGGTCCGCCTTCGAAATCACGGTCATCAAGCGGCGCAGCGAACTGAAACGTCCAGGCGGCTTCACCGGTTTTTTGATCAAACGCGGTCACGACGGAATTATCACCGACATGCCCCATCGTGATCACAAGCCCCTTGCCGGTGACGAAAGATGAAAACCCAATCCCAACCGATGATCGCCAAAGAACCTTCGCACCGCCATCAGGAAAAACACCCGACCACGAGCCTCCGTCCGCGATGCCGTCCAGATTAGGACCTCGCCAGCGGTACCACTCCTCGGCACCGGCCAATGAGACCAGTGGGAGCGTCGCAAGTAAGAGTGACAGCAGTTGATGCCGAAAGGACATAGGCACGCGATCGTCATTCGTGTGGGAAGAAATTCGAAAATTGTGATGCAAGAAATCTTTACGGATGAAACCTTTCTCGCCGGCGTACAGCATATCTACCGCGGGCGAAATTCGTCGATGGGCGAGGTTTTTTTGCAAAGTCAGCTGGCTGCGGAAAGTCAACTCGCCTTCGCAACCTCGAAAGCAATCACTCGCTCAATTCGCGAAATCGTGCACCTCGGATTACCTTTGTTTTCTGTCTTGGCGATCAATTTCGGCCTCAGGAAGCGAATGCCGGATCTGGGCAGTGGAAATTTCTAAATTTCTGCCCAAACGAACGCAGATTGACTACACCTATGTGTTGGTTGTTCTGTAAATCCTGATGTCGAGCATCACCATGGCTCGCCCGTGTGTCTGACCAACTTTGTATGCCACAGTTCGGCGAAGATTAAATTGATTTCAAGTTTTCACGCATCGCTCATCTATGGCTTGATTGTGCTCTCATTTAGCGTGGTCACGTTCGTCGTCTATGCTGTCGACAAAAGATGTGCACAAGCAGATCGGAGGCGGGTTCCGGAAAATACGCTGCATCTGCTTTCACTGCTCGGCGGCTGGCCGGGGGCTTGGATCGCACAACGCGTTGTTCGGCACAAAACGAAGAAGCGTTCATTTCAAATCGTTTTCTTCTTGACCGTTGCGGCTCATCTATCGGCCGTCGGAACTCTGCTCTACTTGCGATTTTGGAAAGGTTGGTTCGCATAGTGGAAAGCTCAGGCAGCAGATTCCATTTGCAAACCGAAAAAACGCGTCAGTCACGGGATTCGAGCTTGGCCCAATATCGCTATTGATAGCTCTCTAGGATAAATTGGCTTTCCAAAATTGACCGGTGTGATCTGCCTGCGAGTACTCGGCAACGCTTCTTGCCAGACGCCTGATTCTGAAACATTGGTCCCAGCCTCAATTTCCCGCCACGGCTTCAATGGACCGACTTTCAGTTTCTCGCGAAGAGAACGCAAAGTTCTCGACATCAATCGCAGGGATCTTGATCGGTGCGAATATTAGCGGCGTCGCATTGAGCTATCTGTTGATGCTGTATTTGGCTAGGAGCCTTGCGCCGGAAGAGTTCGATGGTTTCGTTGGTGCGATTGCTGTGCTAATGATGTTTGGTGCCCTAAGCGAAGCAGGAGTCGGAAAGTACGCTTACAAACGGATCCCGTTGGCGGCTGAGGCTGAGGATCACAATCAACGCCATGCCTACGTGGTGTTTGCGGCTTGGATGGTGTTTTTTGTTAGTTCGCTGTTTGTCGCACTAGGGATTCTGTTGGAATCCAGTTTTGTTCGTGGTGCCGTCGAGATGACTTCGGTGACCGCGGTTCTGTTTATTCCCGCTATCGCCGGATGTGGTGTCGCAGTCGATCTATTGATCGCAAGTCG
This genomic interval from Stieleria sp. JC731 contains the following:
- a CDS encoding STAS/SEC14 domain-containing protein; amino-acid sequence: MSTNITEVDGGKTIEVHLTGKLSDEDYKRFVPITERRIEEFGKVRLLVVFSDFHGWDAEALWDDIKFDVKHFNDIERLAIVGDSRWEKAMAVFCRPFTTAKIKYFEQTQMADARSWVNED
- a CDS encoding YciI family protein, whose translation is MKFVCLGYIDEEKFAKLPPEEGQKMMEECFAYDDELRRGGHFIGGEALDSSSKAITLKSVNGEIEAIDGPFAETKEMLGGILLLEAENMDHAVELMSKHPGVRVGPFEIRPADAFINDLIAKRDVAISSQLSQ
- a CDS encoding sugar phosphate isomerase/epimerase family protein; its protein translation is MRKISPTRRQFLLATSASVAMTAMPRVAAAADSSGYKLGIQLYSLRGFNVDQALQHAHDLGFQQVEFYGGMLPIESTPEEIAAMKKKVDDLGMSISAHGVNHFSKDDAKNRKMFEFAKALGVPTITADPDLDSFDSLDALVKEFNIRVAIHNHGPRHRYNKAVDVLNAIEGHDERIGACADLGHYIRSGQRPTEVIRLLQGRLFGIHLKDFAEMKDRTEGVILGKGHLDVEGVFMALKSTGFPTDGAISLEYEENPSDPIDDIRQCVSIAKDAMSKL
- a CDS encoding DUF1080 domain-containing protein, yielding MTQRTLSLVAALMLVLGSTASAEEGKWISLFDGKTLDGWQKVGNDDSHWEVKDGAIHGTGNPSMLVTTTGPYKNFRYRAEVKINDGGNSGLYFRTKAKPGFLDGYEAQIDSTHTDPIRTGSIYGMCHVYKQVSKPDTWFTYELEVRDDNWRGRDMTRIKVTIDGDELYEYLDFDKTFKQGHFAFQQHDPGSVVDIRKVEVMPLED
- a CDS encoding SGNH/GDSL hydrolase family protein; the encoded protein is MKIQHCFASLVLSFFCLTASAQVASPAAIGNLDPEMAQPTQVSEGIAWYDVTGWGVEGRILPDQKRLRWFDRLPESAEKSVTSNVWNLSRHSAGMMVRFKTDATDIHVHYKLLHGNLAMPHMPATGVSGIDLYARNSDGQWRWVQVTRPSSQEIKTKIVGGIAGAENEPDGMREFAAYLPLYNGVDSLSIGVPEGKRFEAQNPREKPIVFYGTSITHGACASRPGMVHTAILGRQFDLPVVNLGFSGNGKMHEEVGDYLIQVDAAVYVIDCLPNMNAAMVQERCIPLVRQLREAKPKTPIVLVEDRRNTNSWILPARDAHHSANHAALKAAFEELQSAGVENLFYISGDELYGTDADGATDGSHASDLGFKRQADIFAPVLRKALDL
- a CDS encoding dipeptidyl peptidase 3, with the translated sequence MRLIPRMLAAFTIASTCQFVSAQESAQQGRKYLLDRVDDVAIVQLYVDGFEQLPLREKTLIYHLSQAAIAGRDIYIDQRYRYSLTIRNLLEGVLEHPGGIDPSTLGAIEKYMKLFWVNNGPHSSLTAKKNLLECDPEALETAVEQALQNGATFTVGADEMEPLLDELAPVFFDEDYESHVTQKSPPDGRDIMIASVNNLYDNVTTSDIEGFDEQFPLNSKLVKQSDGTLVEQVYRMGLDQHVPAGLYAEQISEIVRHLEAAVPYATPKMARAIGALIHYYKTGEAKDFYEYNIAWVDDKDSPVDTINGFIEVYMDPRGMKGSWEAAVYFNDPIKMDMIEKFADNAQWFEDHMPYEKQFRKANVKGISAKAIQVVMETGDSGPVTPIGINLPNDPVIRQRYGSKSVSLSNVMEAYDKSGSKAARSEFCFDEAEAARADKWKSEALALEVNMHEVIGHASGQVNEGVDPAISIKEYYSALEEGRADLVALYFIGNEKLVELGLVANQNELQELQLAAYEAYTRNAMTQLRRIKDGTTIEEDHMRNRQMIVSWLAANTKAIQVEERDGKTYFRVASVQEWHEGVGRLLAEVQRIKSEGDRPSAERLMKRYAIDINVELRDEVLQRYADLDPPAYTGFVQPTLTPVRDSDGAITDVVISYPMDLKKQMLEWSDN
- a CDS encoding sulfite exporter TauE/SafE family protein: MLADLSPLEFVLLFLGAMGIGISKSGFPGISMFHVVVYAWVFGAKQSTGVLLPMLVVGDLFAIKVFGRKADWSHVRRLLPPTLVGILVGWQLMDVLDENIFKRLVGIIILVLTGVQVVRMSKPYWFDQIPHSTAFAICLGFLAGLTTMLANAAGPVVALYLIAINLPKWELIGTAAWLFLVLNVLKLPLSYNLGLITSSSLAVGAVMATAIPAGIFFGRWLVTRVSQQLFNGILLAFTAIAAIRLIGIF
- a CDS encoding Gfo/Idh/MocA family protein, producing MNLKRRSFLAGTAAAAATVSSAPAIHAASKDKKYRTALIGSGWWGMNILREALSAGQTKVVALCDVDTDRLEINAEEVTDLCGDTPKTYVDYRELFEKEDIEVAIIATPDHWHALQTIAAINAGAHVFIEKPTGHTIDESKAMVKTANASDRIVQVGLHRRIGPHHVSGMKFLKDGGAGKIGSVKMFVHSRGGEERPTRNSEPPENLNWDMYCGPAPMRPFCRRIHPGGFRNFLDFANGTLGDWGVHWLDQVLWWADQEAPTSVYSTGGRPIAGTAVLNDQEQTTDAPDHQVAVYQFEKFTAYWEHRKFAGKGPEQSSVGCYFYGTKGTVHLGWRDGWTFYPADDKKPVIHEDAKLQEPDGHNIQLLWADFLSSIGSGKKPVAGIEVGHQATTLSLLGMLSMKLGRSVRWDADKQTIPGDAEAAALMRREYRGDWVYPS
- a CDS encoding PQQ-binding-like beta-propeller repeat protein is translated as MSFRHQLLSLLLATLPLVSLAGAEEWYRWRGPNLDGIADGGSWSGVFPDGGAKVLWRSSVGIGFSSFVTGKGLVITMGHVGDNSVVTAFDQKTGEAAWTFQFAAPLDDRDFEGGPTSTPTIDSDHVYVLSRMGEVFCLDLKSGELIWKVSLPDETGIRLPGWGCSAAPLVIGNKLLINLGEAGIAMQKSDGQLLWKSKDRECGYATPVPIPNSNPAAIVIASGKSYKAVEVESGEELWSIRWLTSFNCNAADPIIKDKKLFLSSGYNRGAGLFSIDTAEPETVWKNKEMKNQIHGSILFKGKLYGIDGDMETGASLRCMDFETGEIDWSEDDLRPGGIAMVGDDLIVLTEDGMLITAPATSEGWSPTSETKALEGKCWTAPVFSDQKIYCRTVHGEVVCIDCRE
- a CDS encoding DUF1294 domain-containing protein, whose translation is MVTFVVYAVDKRCAQADRRRVPENTLHLLSLLGGWPGAWIAQRVVRHKTKKRSFQIVFFLTVAAHLSAVGTLLYLRFWKGWFA